In the genome of Lactuca sativa cultivar Salinas chromosome 3, Lsat_Salinas_v11, whole genome shotgun sequence, the window AAAGGCAGAGTGAAATGAAATGTTCTCAGAGTTTATTATATATACAAACCTCAGAGTCTACAGCTGTCTTGGCAGGACCTTTTGAAGAGTTCTCCTCCAAAACTCTATTATTCCCAGAATCATCCGTCTTGGAAGCATCTGAGCCATTACTTAGGGAACCACCTTTTACTTTGTCATACTTATTATTATGTGTCACACTTTCATGTTTACTTTCCCAAGGTTTTGGTCTTGATGTTGATGTGGTCTCTCTGATAGAAGAATCATGATGCTGACTTCTACTACCAGTTGCTGCTTCAATTGGAGCCATGTTAAGGCCAGTAGTACTTGTCACAGGAGCAGCAGCATATACAGATTTTGAAGCTACTGGCTTCAAATCAAGGTACCCCATACCAAATTCTTCTTCTGTAACCCATGAAGGCTGTGTAACCAACCATGCAGTATCAACAGAAtgtatacacatacacatacacatgtaAAAAAGAAAATAACATCACATCACCTTTCGAGCAGCCAAGGCTGCAGCAACACCAGTAGCCAACACCTTTAGGTCTTCTCTTTCGTCACTTTTAAGTTTAGCTACCTGATAGAGTTGTTATATAAGTATGTATGGTGTTAAATAATCTGAACGGCCTAAGATGTAACACGTTGACTAGCATTTACCCTTTTCTCAAGGTTGATCCCACTTTTTCTAGTAACGGGGAAAACATTTGAGACTTTTGTAAGCAAAATAAGAGCATTTCGAATCTCCATGTACTCTACAGATTCCAAGCACTGAATCAGTAATCTTGTGATCCTTTGACTCCATTTCCAGTGTACCTTTCAGAACAGCCACAGCAGTAAAAGAACACATTCAGATTTCAGAGATAGATTACAATGACTGGATTATATCTATAGGTGCACATCAACCAGGCCCAAAGGTCAAAGTCCTAGAGTTCAAAATGAAGGACTGAGGGAGATTCCAGACCAATTATTATCTGTCCAATTCAAGATAACAATAGCATGAGAAGTAGATGTATTATGTGTTGAGCAAGAAGGTGTTTGATGAGAGAGAAGCTACAGGATTCAAATAGTAAGAAACATAACATAAGTGATTCCAACTCACCTTAATGAATTGGCTATACGTGACACGCTGGCTGTTTGGGTATCTATAATAGACAGCGAATCCAGGCATGTTTCCGCACTCACGTTCATATATGGATTCATCACTCTGTACAAGAAAATGAAATCATatagggagggagggagggagggaggcgTATatagttgaaaaagttgtttACCTTCCAATAATAGGCTGTCTTGAGAGTCTCAAACAGAAATCTACCAAGCCGACCGACCTCATATTCAGTGCAACAGCATATCATGGGTTGTAATGTTTTACATATGAGAACATCAATATGGTTGACCGTGTTAAAAAAAGGTGTGCCCAGGGAGTGAAGGGTGTTGACAAACATTGCACAATATACAGCATCAGGCATGCTAAACGTACACCTTGGAAATATACAGCGTTGAAGGAACTCCATGTTGATTTTTAAAGTATCGGGGCAACAACTCAACCATTTATCTTTCTCACGACCCAAACGTCTACGAACAGAGGCAACGTTTTCTTCGTGTTTCTGGAGTTCACTGGTTAGCCTATCCAAAGATTCTTGTATTCTTTCTTTGTCTTTCTTCCGTTTGGTGATTGCTGAATTCGAATTATCGGAAAGCTCTTCCAAAGCTTTGAGAGCAGCATGTTGTTTGGCTATCTCCGACTCGTAACGACTTCTAGGAACATAAAGATCGTACAGGGTTAGACCCCAAAAGGTAGCATATAGATCAGGTGAGAGACTGTTCCAAGCTTTACAAGGCAACACTGTTCTAACGGTATCAAGAAGATCTGACCACCTGCCACCAACCAACGTCCCAAATATTAATGCACAAAACCCACTCATCAAACTTGGATAGATCAGATGGTATCATTAAGCTTTAGGGATTAGTATGAGGATTCATCTGTTCCATCCAACTCTCTACTGCACAAACATCAAAGATAACAACATATttgctagttttttttttttttttttgtgtgtgtactTGTACAACTTGCTCTAGAGATTTAAGCAACTCCACGAGTTACAGTTACGAATTTATTAGAAAATTTGAAAGAACTTTATTAGCAACTTCAATGACGATGATGATACTTGATCTCAACCTTCTATTATTCTACAAGTTGCGATTGGTTGTAAGCAAATTCGAAAAACAGAAGTTATAGAAACATTACATTATGGTTTTCCGGGGAGGACCAAGATCAAGTATAAGTTTTCCAGAGATATCTGTGACTTCATTCTCTTTCCCTGCAGCTAGATTGCTTGTCATTTCATCACAATCTAAAGGCCAAAGAACATCAGATGTACTCTGACATCTGAAGAGCCTCATCACAGGCCGATAAATTAAGAACGCAACCTGGATAACAACCAAGGAAGAAAATTAGAATTGAATGCAAAGCGTAGTAACGtacttcattgatttgtttagcatcctactttcatgtCTGTTATTACAGCATTGTACTTAGAAATATCTACCCAATTACagcaatgtcatccaaatacaGAGCAATTTTCAAAGCTATAAATGGGATAGATTTGCCAAAATATGttttaataagataaaagttgaaagtacaatgttataaatgGGTAGATTTTTTTAAGTAGGACGCCTTGATAAGCAAAAAGATGGGAATATAATGAACAGAAGTAAAAGGAAACCTCAGGTTCAAGGTGGTATGAGTGTATTAGATCATGAAGATCTGGAACCAGCTGAGCATACGAGGTTATAGGAGTCATTGCACCACATAAGAACTCCACGTATTGCAGAAGGGACCCATGACACCTGTCTAACTGTTCACAGACCATCTTAATGTGAGGAGAGTCAGCCTCGATCACAACCCTGCACAGCAGACACTCATTTGAGTCTTTCTTTTTCATTTGTTTGTacagaaaacaaaaaaataaatacaagTGAAAATTTTTATTAAGAAAACAATGAAAAACATCACTTGTCCACCAGCCATCTCTGATGGTGATAAGTTCAACTCACATAAAATGGTAtaataataaataacaacatagaCAGACTTACACGGCACGATGCTGAGCAATAAGTAGCAAAAGTGGAATTGCCAGCTTCGGCTCATCCTTTGGAAGCAATGAATCACGTAGCCTGTTGGTGGATTTGATTAGAGCCTGCAAATTATCCAACTTCAATATTAAACAAGGATGGAAGGATTGATAGATTTCAAGTTTGGGACATTATTGTTGAATGTTGATGCTAAAAAAGAAAAGTGCATATCATCAGGTTTACAATTTCTAGCTTCTCTTACAAAAATTTGTCAACTGATGGTTGTAATCACTTGCCAAACATCACTTTATATCCAgtttacatatatataaataataagcaAGAAACAAAACTTTTGTCAACTGACACCCATATTTTGATGCTACATTCCCATATAATTATATTTGATATTTAATTTAGCCAACCCAACGTAAATGTGTTGTGGTTTAAATGCACCTACCTTATTGTTGCGGGTTGCCCCAAAAGAAGTAGCCTGATAACGAAGTGTCTCACTTCCTGCCATAGCATCCAACTGCTCTTCAGTCATGTTCTCTGTGTACTGGACATTAGCCATTTGCTGGATAAGTTCCTGCATCAAAGGTAAAATGTGTTGCAGTCAACAAGAACCTCAAAAAGACAAAAACAATGAAAAGCATAACTAACTAATACTAATACCTGCAGGAGAACAAGCTCGATCCCACTGCCCTTTTTCAACTGATTTACAAGGTACTGGAATAGACCCCTGAGCTCCATTGATGGGTACTTCTTACACCTGAAAAAAAGTAACAAAAACTACATCAAATTAGCATAAGCACGCATTTCGTGATCCTTGGTTAAATAACTTATCAACTGACACAAAAAGTCATGGCTGTATCCAAATTGCCAGTGTGGCTTCATGGTGACTATTGACTTGTCATCCTTACGACACGAGTCGTTTCActatatgctatttatgtgtaAACGTATATAATACCAttacttacacacacacacacacacacattaaccATCAAGTAGAGAAGATATTTGGTATTACATACCACCAAAATTTGTAGGCACTCAAATAAAAACAAAGTAATACTTGATGCTTACTTTTAGAAACTAAAACACACAAAAGATCAACTCTAATACTTACAGCCATGAATCTGAGATTTAAAACACAAGCACATAACAACCATGTTTCTTAATCATAATCTAGAGTTAACCGTCACAATATTAGAGGGGAATTTTTCCAAATTGAAAGCATGTTCCAATGATGACTTGCACTGTTGCACAAAAAAAAAAGTGTGTGATGCCTTTATTTAGGTACCTGAGTTCAGCTCTACAgaagaaaataaacaaaataaaatagaaaaacacaTACTTTTATAATTCCactaaataaaagaacaaaatacaccccaatatttttttaagacTTAACTGAAATAAGTATAGAGCCCTTCTATGCCCCTAAAAAGTTAACCACCTTTATATAAATGATCAACATTCGTTAACacataaaaaaaaaaggtaaaaaaactattaaaaaaaacagctcaaaataaagaggaataaagaagataatgcatgctaaataaataaaactacaaTGCACAAAAAGTTATGGAATAGCTTATTTGTGAGTACATTTCCATTTACAGTTGTACAGAAATAGTTATATGAATTCAACAAGGAAAAAAAAGGAATCCATCCAAACCGATTGGGTTTGGGAATCCAATAAAAGATTGATCGGGCACATGTACTGGTTGATGGACCACTTGTTTTATTGGGAAGGGAGTATACTTTTCAAGTCATGTTATTCTATAGCCACACAACATGATATCATAAAGAACACAATTATACAATTGACATATCAAACAAAGGAGGTGTATATGTTAATTTCATATCTTCATGCAACAACATATGGTGACAACAATTTACAAGTTAGTGCAACAATGTGcaaaagaaaattataaaaaagaaaaaagttgAGCATTTTCTTCTAGCAACAAAGCAGGACTCTTGTGAGAGTAGAACAAATACCACCATTTGATGTACCTGAGGTGTGACTACCGGATTATGAAGTACAAgaatacacataacatgccaaGCCTCTCATAATATTCCCATTCATCATATGAAAGAGCTGAGCAGCATCAAATCGTCAAGAGCTTTGGTAGATGAAGCTTAATAATAGTTTAGCATTCAGACTCATCATCTACCTTCAACTGCAGTGCAGGTGGTATATAGGaatgtcttttttttttagtATATTATGCCATGCATTGCAAAGTTACTTGTTCAGCATTTCTGAATTTATCAAAAGGCCGTCAATAAACCAACCACACTCCTGACTGAAGGAACTAAAGGAAATCACCAGGCTGAAATTCCGTTGCTCTAATAGAATACAAGTAAGATATCCCTGTATCAGTATGTATGCAGTAAGAAGGTGAGAATCCTTACTGCTAGGACAGGGCATCACCTTCCTTGCTCTGGGAGCACTATGATTTATGTGTTGGTGGGGGTTGCCTATATCTTTCTTAGTACAAGTGGGAATGTGGGGCAATAAAGTTGGTTTTTGGGGGGTGAAACTTATGTTAATATTGTAACTCCAGTCCAACCAATAAGAGAAGAGCAGAGATTCAGCTAACACCCAGCAAGTAAACATTTGAAAACAGGTAGGAGTCCCAATTACTGACCAGACCACCAGTCTTCAGAGCGAAACTTCAACACCCACCAGTTAGAAACTTAGCATGAATGACAAGTGATTTCATTCATACTTATGCAAGATTGCAaaccccaacaacaacaacaacaagatcaGTCGCAGAAAAATTTCCCCTTCTTCACTTGTAGCCAACACAAAAATAACTACTAAATGGTCTTGAAGTAGTCAGTCGTTTTCTAGAACTACAAAATCTTGAAAGTAGTGTATTCCCAGCCCACAAGCACAAGAAAGAAATTCTATACAACTTCATCTGCTCTCTCACACTAGAAGATCTAGGTTCCACCAAGACAGATCCCTCTTTTGAAACCGATACAAAGAACAAAGCACGCCACGGTCTTTAGGGTTTAGACTACTTCTCAATTGGCAGCTCCAACAGACACCAATATATACACTAATATGCTCATCAACTGATATCATTCATGGAAGTTCTCAAGTCATGCTTTTGCAACCATGCTCATGCTGATGACCCCACCCGGTCGGATAAAGATTCCCATGAACACTAAACACAAGGACACTTGATATTGGTAAAAACTTAGCACAAGCACTAAACCAAATCAGGAAAATTCACTAGGATACAACTATGAAGAAAAAGAGAGGTTTCTGTTTGTCAATCACTTACTTAGTCACAAGGTACAGACATGACACACTCTAAAAAATAATGAGTTAATTAATATATACCAGTACAACATGGAAGGCACAAGGTCATGCATGATTAGCAGCAGCACATAAAGGTCTAGAAGCATAGATAAAAAAAAAGAGGCAGCAAGATGAAGTAGAAAGGAGAAAAGATTACTTACAAATGACCCCAAAATGATGCCAAAGACTGAAGCCAGTCTGATAAGTTTAGGCCATCATCTTTTAGCTTTTCACGGCCCCCTTGTACAAGCCGTTCGATTACAACATATTCCAAAATATCATACTCAAGCTGTAGAGAAAACCACCACAATTCAATTCCTTTTCAAATATCACATGCGATAAGAGAATCTTAAACATCCATCCTAGGCATCAACAGAGCAAAATCACCACCAGTCCACCACATGGTATCTGGTGGCATGCACAAATATCATATGTACTATGGCTATGCTACTGtaaaaaatcaaacaattatCTCCACGAGAACATGATGCTTCAACAGGAAGATTTTGATACCGAATACCAGTCAGCAAAATACATAAGGCATTCACACATTTCAATCTACTGATCAACTAGGAAAGCATCCTGATATACATGTTACAAATTGCCAGGAATAATAGCCTGTTTTAGACAGCTACCTATAATACACTACTAGGGTGACCATGCAAGAAAATCCTTACTAATAGGTATTAATAACCATTGAATAATGCTTTTCAAAAAATACGCAATGGGACAAATTATCCCACAGCTACTATAATAATCCACTAAAATTACATACTAGACACCAGTGTTAGTTGTTCTGGATTGGAAATCATGCACCTATTATAAGTTACTTATAGCCACTTGTAGAAAACAAAATGGAGGTAAATAATCCTACTTTCCTCATGAGACGGCATTTATGCAAAGCACACAAGAGACCAATTATACACAGAGTACAGACCTGTGTCAAATATTTGAATGCATCTACAACTGGAGCAATCATATCCCTGTATGCCTCTATCTGTAAGTTAGAGTAACAATGATAATATTATCTTCTACAACACAGAAATGGATACTTAATGCCTGCCAAGTAAACCTCATGAACACAATGGGTACCTGGTGCACAATTGTTCTAAGTACAGTCATGGGATTCGCATGAGCTAATTTTGCCACCATTCTTCCAAGCTGTTTTAGATTTTCCTTTGCAAGCCGTTTCAAGATCCGTCTAGTGTCCAACTGTATTTGCAGATTAATCTAGAATGATCAAAGGAAGAAGGGACAATGAATCAAGTTTAATAATGTAGAACCTTTACCTTTGCTGTCTGTTTAGCAGAGAGAACCATGGGGCTGGCCTCATCATCCTTTTCCCATTCACCATATAAACGATACCTTGCCTAACATCACATCAGATGTTAAGATTCTTCTTCTTAAATATTTTACTGCTTGAAACTgaatacaataataataataataataatgccaACCTCATATGGTAGGAGACTCAGTACAGCCCATATCTCCTGTCCAACAGCAGGATTTGCTGGTATTAACTGTAGTGAAGGAAGTAGACATGCACCAAGCGCTTCCTCAAGGTTCAATCTAGCTTCTTTTAGGTGGAGGCGGGGAGTTCGATTTCCACTAACACCGCCTTCCAAATCACCAGAATTCACACTCTTCAATGCACAAAGATAATAACCTCTCAACACTCGGCATATCTAATCACCATACAACAACAGATGCTCAGCCTCATCAAATCATTTGGATAAATCTTATACCAATGTTGGAATATCTTGAAAATATAAAAAGGCAAAACCTTCTGTAGAAGCAATGTATCACGATGAAGATAAGGTCCCACACAAGTAAGCATCTCAAATAGCTCTTTAGGGATATCAATGAATGATCTTTTACTGGAGTTGCTTTCTGTCTCCACGAGATCAGTAACCCCCTCCGGAATTTGAAGCTGTCGTTGACGGACAAGTTCATAAGCAGGAGAAATCGTTTTCTCGATAAGCCTGCAAATGTATCCACATGAAGCACATTCCATACCAAAATCCAAAATACAGTAAGCAATGCCATttcaaatttatatatatatatatatatatatatatatatatatatatagatcttaATTCAAGGATATCAAATTTACCTAAACAGTCCATCACAAATCCGAATATGTTCAACCGGATTGAGAGGCAAGAGACGACGGAATAGGATATTGGCATGATACCTGTAAAATGATAACCAAGGTAACCAACAAACCAAACCAAAGCACAGGATCAATGATAATTGATAATCATCAGTTTACCATGCAAAAAAGAGTACAAGTGGGGGCCAACCCAAAAGGAAGTTATTTCTTTGTGTTCTCATTACTGACTAATATGATATGGACAAGCATTAGAGGATTCTTACAGTACATCATGCAGTGCATATCATAAAACTTATCCCAGTGACATTAAATGTATAGAgaacataatttcatttcatatgGAAATAAATACATATACTGAAATTTTCCATCTTGTGTCTATGGAATCTGTTACTATTGAATATAtcgattaagttctatgccaAGTACTAAGTACTTATGGTTCTTTACATGGACATATCCCTCTAAATGGGGCAATAGATGGAACTGGATCATAAAAAAGTAATAATTGATGCATATAATCAACTAGATTATCCCGACATCTAGTGGGGCACGGAAATACTGTATTATTAAATACGCATATATCACGAAAGAGTCATAAGGTGCAAAGATGAATAGGCTAGCAaactaaatcaaacaatgctaaaTGCACATGAAAAAATTAatagaagaaaataaaaagatgaaACTACAAAAGGTTTACCAGTCATCCACAAAAAGGAAACCAATAAGCAAGCCCAAAGTTTGACTTTTTTCAAGCTCTGAAGAGCGTTCTGTAACAGCCTCACTTTCCATATCTAGAGCAGCAAAAAGATCTACAGTTACGTCTCCTTGTTTTTCATCATCCATGAGATCCTTTCCTGTAGCAGCGAGGTTGATTTTGCCAATTTTATTGGCCTATGCATCACAACAGAACATCAGAAAAACAAATCCATATCAACACGTCGCAACATAGTAATAGTAGGGAATGCAAAAGAACAAAcatgaaatgtgtgtgtgtgtgtgtgtg includes:
- the LOC111918601 gene encoding THO complex subunit 2 isoform X2 — encoded protein: MSLPALDCKYVTEDCIREWKNGSTSFKPPAPAPVIRYLYELCWNIVRGELPVHRCKPALELVEFSDRISDEEVSSNLADIVSQMAQDLTMPGESRARLVKLAKWMVEHSVVPLRLFHERCEEEFLWDSEMIKIKATDLKSKEVRVNTRLLYQQTKFNLLREESEGYAKLVTLLCQGSEVCSENTSAATVGIIKSLIGHFNLDPNRVFDIVLECFELQPDNNVFLNLIPIFPKSNASQILGFKFQYYQRLEVNSTVPFGLYQLTAILVKKEFLDLDSIYAHLLPNDDEAFEHYNVFSAKRLDEANKIGKINLAATGKDLMDDEKQGDVTVDLFAALDMESEAVTERSSELEKSQTLGLLIGFLFVDDWYHANILFRRLLPLNPVEHIRICDGLFRLIEKTISPAYELVRQRQLQIPEGVTDLVETESNSSKRSFIDIPKELFEMLTCVGPYLHRDTLLLQKICRVLRGYYLCALKSVNSGDLEGGVSGNRTPRLHLKEARLNLEEALGACLLPSLQLIPANPAVGQEIWAVLSLLPYEARYRLYGEWEKDDEASPMVLSAKQTAKLDTRRILKRLAKENLKQLGRMVAKLAHANPMTVLRTIVHQIEAYRDMIAPVVDAFKYLTQLEYDILEYVVIERLVQGGREKLKDDGLNLSDWLQSLASFWGHLCKKYPSMELRGLFQYLVNQLKKGSGIELVLLQELIQQMANVQYTENMTEEQLDAMAGSETLRYQATSFGATRNNKALIKSTNRLRDSLLPKDEPKLAIPLLLLIAQHRAVVVIEADSPHIKMVCEQLDRCHGSLLQYVEFLCGAMTPITSYAQLVPDLHDLIHSYHLEPEVAFLIYRPVMRLFRCQSTSDVLWPLDCDEMTSNLAAGKENEVTDISGKLILDLGPPRKTIMWSDLLDTVRTVLPCKAWNSLSPDLYATFWGLTLYDLYVPRSRYESEIAKQHAALKALEELSDNSNSAITKRKKDKERIQESLDRLTSELQKHEENVASVRRRLGREKDKWLSCCPDTLKINMEFLQRCIFPRCTFSMPDAVYCAMFVNTLHSLGTPFFNTVNHIDVLICKTLQPMICCCTEYEVGRLGRFLFETLKTAYYWKSDESIYERECGNMPGFAVYYRYPNSQRVTYSQFIKVHWKWSQRITRLLIQCLESVEYMEIRNALILLTKVSNVFPVTRKSGINLEKRVAKLKSDEREDLKVLATGVAAALAARKPSWVTEEEFGMGYLDLKPVASKSVYAAAPVTSTTGLNMAPIEAATGSRSQHHDSSIRETTSTSRPKPWESKHESVTHNNKYDKVKGGSLSNGSDASKTDDSGNNRVLEENSSKGPAKTAVDSEQRRGQWVAHLYQSNQSRML
- the LOC111918601 gene encoding THO complex subunit 2 isoform X1, with the protein product MSLPALDCKYVTEDCIREWKNGSTSFKPPAPAPVIRYLYELCWNIVRGELPVHRCKPALELVEFSDRISDEEVSSNLADIVSQMAQDLTMPGESRARLVKLAKWMVEHSVVPLRLFHERCEEEFLWDSEMIKIKATDLKSKEVRVNTRLLYQQTKFNLLREESEGYAKLVTLLCQGSEVCSENTSAATVGIIKSLIGHFNLDPNRVFDIVLECFELQPDNNVFLNLIPIFPKSNASQILGFKFQYYQRLEVNSTVPFGLYQLTAILVKKEFLDLDSIYAHLLPNDDEAFEHYNVFSAKRLDEANKIGKINLAATGKDLMDDEKQGDVTVDLFAALDMESEAVTERSSELEKSQTLGLLIGFLFVDDWYHANILFRRLLPLNPVEHIRICDGLFRLIEKTISPAYELVRQRQLQIPEGVTDLVETESNSSKRSFIDIPKELFEMLTCVGPYLHRDTLLLQKICRVLRGYYLCALKSVNSGDLEGGVSGNRTPRLHLKEARLNLEEALGACLLPSLQLIPANPAVGQEIWAVLSLLPYEARYRLYGEWEKDDEASPMVLSAKQTAKLDTRRILKRLAKENLKQLGRMVAKLAHANPMTVLRTIVHQIEAYRDMIAPVVDAFKYLTQLEYDILEYVVIERLVQGGREKLKDDGLNLSDWLQSLASFWGHLCKKYPSMELRGLFQYLVNQLKKGSGIELVLLQELIQQMANVQYTENMTEEQLDAMAGSETLRYQATSFGATRNNKALIKSTNRLRDSLLPKDEPKLAIPLLLLIAQHRAVVVIEADSPHIKMVCEQLDRCHGSLLQYVEFLCGAMTPITSYAQLVPDLHDLIHSYHLEPEVAFLIYRPVMRLFRCQSTSDVLWPLDCDEMTSNLAAGKENEVTDISGKLILDLGPPRKTIMWSDLLDTVRTVLPCKAWNSLSPDLYATFWGLTLYDLYVPRSRYESEIAKQHAALKALEELSDNSNSAITKRKKDKERIQESLDRLTSELQKHEENVASVRRRLGREKDKWLSCCPDTLKINMEFLQRCIFPRCTFSMPDAVYCAMFVNTLHSLGTPFFNTVNHIDVLICKTLQPMICCCTEYEVGRLGRFLFETLKTAYYWKSDESIYERECGNMPGFAVYYRYPNSQRVTYSQFIKVHWKWSQRITRLLIQCLESVEYMEIRNALILLTKVSNVFPVTRKSGINLEKRVAKLKSDEREDLKVLATGVAAALAARKPSWVTEEEFGMGYLDLKPVASKSVYAAAPVTSTTGLNMAPIEAATGSRSQHHDSSIRETTSTSRPKPWESKHESVTHNNKYDKVKGGSLSNGSDASKTDDSGNNRVLEENSSKGPAKTAVDSEGRSAAKRSVGGTSVSKQPKQDVVKNDSKPKGIGRTSGVSERDEKGCNTELPELRNSLIKEESTEAIMDAQKRSSSRPSHSPRTDTVFASSKSNDKPTKRTSPSGEQDRSAAIKRRKEVHDLEPDRALEKEKHHPLPPLDYDKVTDKPLAKDERFVDREYHSRERERERERERFDRSEDAIEKSRDRSMERYSRERSVDRSNKDERSKLRYNDIQVHADDRVRGTSLPPPPPFPPQHHVLLQSVTTTNKKDEDGDRRFGTTPRHSHSHSQRLSPKHDDRERRRSEENVFVSQDDKRRREEDIRDKKRDEREKIEDGDREKGNVMKEEVDPNASKRRKLKRDHQSEGSEYSPVSAAPPLNMNMAPAPYDRDRDRERDGRGGDRKATAALPRQVYMEEPSQSQSQSRINTMHGKDVPPKTTSSRPMYDREWEDEKSKRLEPKRRHRK